The Stygiolobus azoricus genome window below encodes:
- the asd gene encoding aspartate-semialdehyde dehydrogenase, whose amino-acid sequence MVDKIKVSLLGSTGMVGQKMVKLLSKHPYLELVKVSASPSKIGKKYKDSVKWIEPGDIPENVKDLPIVSTNYEDHKDVDIVLSALPNELAESIELELVKNGKIVVSNASPFRMDPDVPLINPEVNWEHLELLKVQQKKKGWKGLLVKNPNCTAAIMSMPIKPLLDIAEKSKILITTLQAVSGAGYNGISFMAIEGNIIPYIKGEEDKIAKELTKLNGKFEGQQIIPARLDTSVTSIRVPTRVGHMGVINIITNEKVNIEEIKQRFRNFKSLPQIKNLSTAPKSPIIVRDEEDRPQPMLDVSAENGMAITVGRIRHENNVLRLIVLGDNLVRGAAGITILTVEVMKELGYI is encoded by the coding sequence ATGGTCGACAAAATAAAAGTATCCTTACTCGGCTCAACCGGAATGGTAGGCCAAAAAATGGTAAAATTACTTTCTAAACACCCTTATCTGGAACTAGTTAAGGTTAGTGCTTCTCCCTCAAAAATAGGTAAAAAGTATAAGGACTCAGTCAAGTGGATTGAGCCAGGTGATATACCGGAAAATGTCAAGGACTTACCCATAGTATCGACAAATTATGAGGACCACAAAGATGTCGACATAGTACTCTCAGCCCTACCTAATGAGTTAGCAGAGAGTATAGAACTAGAGTTAGTAAAAAACGGGAAAATTGTTGTTTCTAATGCAAGTCCTTTTAGAATGGATCCAGACGTACCTTTAATTAACCCCGAGGTAAATTGGGAGCACCTAGAACTTTTAAAGGTACAGCAAAAGAAAAAAGGATGGAAAGGACTACTTGTTAAAAACCCTAATTGTACCGCAGCTATAATGTCCATGCCCATAAAACCCTTGCTTGATATAGCAGAGAAATCAAAAATATTAATCACTACACTCCAGGCTGTAAGCGGGGCTGGTTATAACGGAATTTCCTTCATGGCAATAGAGGGGAACATAATACCTTACATTAAAGGGGAAGAGGACAAAATTGCAAAAGAACTCACAAAACTTAACGGAAAATTTGAAGGACAGCAAATAATCCCAGCTAGGTTAGACACTTCAGTAACGTCAATTAGAGTCCCCACTAGAGTAGGTCACATGGGAGTAATAAATATAATAACTAACGAGAAAGTGAACATAGAGGAGATAAAACAGCGGTTTAGAAACTTTAAGTCTTTACCTCAAATTAAGAACTTATCCACAGCACCTAAATCACCAATAATAGTTAGAGATGAAGAAGACAGACCTCAGCCCATGCTAGACGTATCTGCAGAAAACGGAATGGCCATCACTGTAGGGAGAATAAGACACGAAAATAATGTATTAAGACTAATAGTTCTAGGTGATAACCTAGTGAGAGGGGCTGCCGGAATAACGATACTGACAGTGGAGGTCATGAAGGAGCTAGGATATATATGA
- a CDS encoding CehA/McbA family metallohydrolase yields MKIDLHVHTFYSDGKYSPEVMVKYSLKVGLNGIAITDHDTSEAYRRVKEYPVIPGQEVTTQFGHVVILCNFPPDPPIKIEELVDYSKENNCIIFPSHPFDIFRAGIGEKVYNYKFDAIEVFNSKAPRSANEKALKISKELNMPGVANSDSHVKEALGSAYNELEISEFNVDEILEEIRKGKINPVGVGLTVKAKLKIVEWSILRKLKIAKNSRGVMYQM; encoded by the coding sequence ATTAAGATAGACCTCCACGTTCACACTTTTTATAGCGATGGAAAATACTCCCCAGAAGTTATGGTAAAATACTCACTAAAAGTAGGTCTTAACGGAATAGCCATAACAGACCATGATACGTCAGAAGCATATAGAAGAGTTAAAGAATATCCTGTAATTCCTGGACAAGAAGTCACTACACAATTCGGACATGTAGTTATTCTCTGTAATTTTCCTCCTGATCCTCCTATAAAAATTGAGGAACTGGTAGACTATAGTAAAGAAAACAACTGCATCATTTTTCCGTCCCATCCCTTCGATATCTTTAGGGCAGGAATAGGAGAAAAAGTATATAACTACAAATTCGACGCTATAGAAGTTTTTAACTCCAAGGCCCCTAGGTCAGCAAATGAAAAAGCGTTAAAAATATCTAAAGAATTGAACATGCCGGGAGTAGCTAACAGTGATTCACACGTAAAAGAAGCCTTAGGTTCTGCATATAACGAGTTAGAGATATCGGAGTTCAACGTAGACGAGATCTTAGAGGAGATAAGAAAAGGCAAGATAAACCCGGTAGGAGTAGGATTGACCGTAAAAGCTAAGTTAAAGATTGTAGAATGGAGTATATTGAGGAAACTCAAAATTGCGAAAAATTCCCGCGGAGTTATGTATCAGATGTAA
- a CDS encoding aspartate kinase has translation MRVLKVGGSIQKDEKDYELILEKIRNYSSDSSFNKNIVVTSAIKNVTNLLLEAINQTDKSVDIISDIYDRHIRLLSKLVDGIEFERAFKDLSKLADELYKVAWSIRVLDEVTPKIRDYILSFGERLAVIVLSAYLNSNKLNVGYLPEPPLITDENFGEANVLLPESIDYLTKKLEEINKPITVVPGFIGISKSHKFTTIGRGGSDYTATLIGKLLNAKEVRLITEVPGIMTADPKKINSAITIPRLSLEEAIELSQLGAKRLHPRTFDPIFGSNMKVIIEGLYEEGDTVIEGLCTPNDLLKGITMNDNLKLVTIESTRIVGKIGSAATITTEVKNANVNIVAISQPASETVIQLVINNEDSERLMKRLNQLDTLIKEVEVEDVGAISIVGCGLRNKEISSKVLTRASAFNPLFISRGLKGVSITFISNKRESEQLAKDLHEVVLEWSTK, from the coding sequence ATGAGAGTGCTAAAAGTAGGTGGTTCAATACAAAAAGATGAAAAAGATTACGAATTAATACTAGAAAAAATAAGAAACTATTCGAGTGACTCATCTTTTAATAAGAACATAGTGGTAACATCAGCGATTAAGAACGTTACAAACCTACTCCTAGAAGCAATAAATCAGACGGACAAATCAGTGGACATCATAAGCGATATCTATGATAGACATATAAGACTCCTATCAAAACTTGTGGACGGAATAGAATTTGAAAGAGCATTTAAGGATCTTTCCAAACTTGCGGACGAGCTTTACAAAGTAGCATGGTCAATAAGAGTATTAGACGAAGTCACGCCGAAAATAAGAGACTACATACTATCTTTCGGAGAGAGACTCGCTGTTATTGTCCTCTCGGCATACCTTAATAGTAATAAACTAAACGTTGGATATTTGCCAGAGCCACCTTTGATAACAGATGAGAATTTCGGTGAGGCTAACGTATTATTACCAGAGTCTATAGATTATTTAACTAAAAAACTTGAGGAAATAAACAAACCAATTACGGTTGTACCGGGCTTCATAGGCATTAGCAAATCACATAAGTTCACTACGATAGGAAGAGGAGGAAGCGACTATACCGCAACCCTCATAGGAAAACTCCTTAATGCTAAAGAGGTGAGGCTAATTACTGAAGTACCTGGAATAATGACAGCGGACCCCAAAAAGATCAACAGCGCCATAACTATTCCAAGACTCTCCCTTGAAGAAGCAATCGAACTTTCACAACTAGGAGCTAAGAGATTACATCCTAGAACCTTTGACCCTATATTTGGATCAAATATGAAAGTAATTATAGAAGGACTTTACGAAGAAGGAGATACTGTGATAGAAGGGTTATGTACACCTAATGATTTATTAAAAGGAATTACTATGAACGATAACTTAAAGCTTGTCACCATTGAAAGTACTAGAATCGTAGGAAAGATCGGTTCCGCTGCTACAATAACTACTGAAGTTAAAAACGCTAACGTAAATATAGTTGCGATTTCACAACCAGCATCAGAAACTGTAATTCAATTAGTAATAAACAATGAAGATAGCGAAAGGCTGATGAAGAGATTAAATCAGTTAGACACTTTAATAAAAGAAGTGGAAGTAGAAGACGTAGGCGCGATAAGTATCGTAGGATGCGGATTAAGAAACAAAGAGATCTCATCCAAAGTACTCACAAGGGCTTCTGCATTTAATCCACTCTTTATATCTAGAGGGTTGAAAGGAGTCAGTATAACATTTATATCAAATAAGAGAGAATCAGAGCAACTCGCTAAAGACCTACACGAGGTGGTTTTAGAATGGTCGACAAAATAA
- the cdvB1/B2 gene encoding cell division protein CdvB1/B2: MAGVNDFIKNWNGKQEPTLAEKLKTAFKPQQPLRYKLVMADYRLKTTISRLDVYISKLQERDRSLFEKVVEAQMSKDNMRAAMYANEIAEIRKITKQLLATQIALEQVQLRLETVTELGDVFNSLVPVVGVIRELRYAMKGVMPELSVELADLEEGLQEIVIEAGEFSGTGVDFTSTSPEARKILEEATMVAEQRMKEKFPSLPSFVTSVAQKSNEDHK; the protein is encoded by the coding sequence ATGGCTGGTGTAAACGATTTCATAAAGAACTGGAACGGCAAACAAGAACCCACGTTAGCTGAAAAGTTAAAAACCGCATTCAAGCCTCAACAACCATTACGTTACAAGCTTGTAATGGCTGATTATAGGCTTAAGACTACAATTAGCAGACTAGATGTTTACATATCGAAACTTCAGGAAAGGGATAGGTCGTTATTTGAGAAAGTAGTAGAAGCTCAGATGTCTAAAGATAATATGAGGGCTGCAATGTATGCTAACGAGATAGCTGAAATAAGGAAGATCACAAAGCAGTTGCTAGCTACGCAAATAGCTCTGGAGCAAGTGCAGTTAAGGCTAGAGACCGTAACCGAGTTGGGTGACGTATTTAATTCACTGGTACCGGTTGTTGGTGTAATAAGGGAATTAAGGTATGCTATGAAAGGAGTAATGCCAGAACTTTCTGTTGAGCTTGCCGATCTAGAAGAGGGATTACAAGAGATTGTAATAGAAGCTGGAGAGTTCAGCGGTACTGGAGTTGACTTCACTTCAACATCGCCTGAGGCGAGAAAGATTCTTGAGGAAGCCACTATGGTTGCTGAGCAGAGGATGAAGGAGAAGTTCCCATCTCTACCATCATTTGTTACATCTGTAGCACAGAAATCCAATGAAGACCACAAATGA
- a CDS encoding Nre family DNA repair protein, translated as MRKIPAELCIRCKGYKYLCGLPSCPIMDRFRSVTLAISKIHNSEVIEGSTPPSIIIGERGYPKVSLLYNIPPGVQGESAKDYEDPRGWWGKKSLNEILSLRSQMISSILKKIDITNPYRLYEKEISLAGVSYKPVDSNAVSDKKDIEPKLRFDGIFIPRGPSVEVNDIRVQDNPKLSPQFEKLIFDDVKAESAILELYRNGEDYYRIITGLSLGLFGLKKNRKLVPTRWSITAVDQAIGKFLLSQVKQYPEINEIEVYYSSYLGNYFHVILFPSKYRSVWVEIWHPLSLWTRELIVSDLSENFWGEYDFLDGGYMASRLAVLEKLYERKRQAGVIIIREITSEYYAPVGNWHIRETTRRALEEKKIGTFNNLREAIKFVNSRLKAENQIMLEEVRSIKKLLTQTTIDLFLDKK; from the coding sequence TTGCGAAAAATTCCCGCGGAGTTATGTATCAGATGTAAGGGATACAAATACTTATGCGGACTTCCTTCTTGCCCTATAATGGATAGGTTTAGATCTGTAACACTGGCAATAAGTAAAATTCACAACTCAGAAGTCATAGAGGGATCCACTCCCCCTAGTATAATAATCGGAGAAAGAGGGTATCCTAAAGTCTCGTTACTTTACAACATACCCCCCGGCGTTCAAGGTGAAAGTGCTAAAGATTATGAAGACCCGAGAGGCTGGTGGGGAAAGAAAAGTCTAAACGAGATTTTGTCATTGAGAAGTCAAATGATATCTTCTATACTTAAAAAAATAGACATTACAAATCCTTACAGACTTTACGAAAAAGAGATTTCATTAGCTGGAGTCTCGTACAAGCCCGTTGATTCAAACGCAGTAAGCGATAAGAAAGACATTGAGCCAAAACTGAGATTCGATGGTATTTTTATACCCAGAGGACCATCAGTAGAAGTTAATGATATCAGAGTGCAAGATAATCCTAAACTTTCCCCTCAATTCGAAAAATTGATCTTTGATGACGTCAAGGCGGAATCTGCTATTCTAGAACTTTATCGAAACGGAGAAGATTACTACAGGATAATTACTGGACTATCGCTAGGACTTTTCGGACTGAAGAAGAACAGGAAATTAGTCCCTACAAGATGGAGTATAACAGCCGTCGACCAAGCAATAGGTAAGTTCCTATTATCTCAAGTCAAACAATACCCCGAAATCAACGAAATCGAAGTATACTACTCATCGTACCTAGGCAATTACTTCCACGTGATCCTCTTCCCCTCAAAATATAGGAGTGTCTGGGTAGAAATATGGCACCCCTTATCACTCTGGACCAGAGAGCTCATAGTTAGCGACTTAAGTGAAAACTTCTGGGGAGAGTACGATTTCCTCGACGGAGGTTATATGGCTTCCAGACTGGCAGTTCTCGAGAAACTTTATGAAAGAAAGAGACAAGCAGGTGTGATCATCATCAGGGAGATAACTTCTGAATATTACGCCCCTGTAGGTAACTGGCATATAAGAGAGACAACTAGACGCGCATTGGAAGAAAAGAAGATTGGGACTTTTAACAACCTGAGAGAGGCGATCAAATTCGTGAACTCGAGGCTAAAAGCGGAGAACCAAATCATGTTAGAGGAAGTAAGGAGTATCAAAAAACTCCTTACTCAGACTACTATCGACTTATTTTTAGATAAGAAGTGA
- a CDS encoding UbiD family decarboxylase, which translates to MAFKDLREYIHFLRQKGKIIEIDDEISPDLEIAYISRQATYRRLPTLLFKRVKGYPDWKVITNMFYSINSFYDIFGTDKLEEISKNFIENFMGNMPITLIEKIKSLAEFSKFGKILPKSKKPVFEEESRANLLSFPALKTWPKDGGKYFTFSIVITKDPESEVTNLSVYRVQIVNEKEAIVHWQVLKRGNIAAQKYKRLGIRKVPIAIVNGVDPAIAFIASSPVPPGLDKYLFAGIVRGEGVEVHELDNGILVPSNAESVIEGYVDLDDMRLEGPFGDHLGYYTPPDYFPTFKLEKVYLRENPIFHATSVGKPPLEDAWIGKAVERLFLPFLRLIVPELVDMNLPEYGLYTGIGIFSIKKMYPGQGKRAMMALWGTGQLSLLKMIIIVDEDVNVHDINQVMYAIASTVDPKRDVLLIDNVITDSLDHTVPNPPLGSKIGIDATRKFKEEVGRGWPEEVKDDEEVVKRMSTLLSKIVKAHDLLSK; encoded by the coding sequence ATGGCTTTTAAGGATCTTAGAGAGTATATTCATTTTCTACGTCAAAAAGGGAAAATTATAGAAATAGATGACGAAATTTCGCCAGACCTTGAGATCGCTTATATTTCGAGGCAAGCCACATATAGGAGGTTGCCTACACTTTTGTTTAAGCGAGTTAAAGGGTATCCTGATTGGAAGGTAATAACTAATATGTTCTATTCTATTAATTCGTTTTATGACATCTTTGGAACAGATAAGTTAGAAGAAATAAGCAAGAACTTTATAGAGAATTTTATGGGAAATATGCCTATAACTTTAATTGAGAAAATAAAGAGTCTTGCAGAGTTTTCTAAGTTTGGGAAAATTTTACCTAAAAGTAAGAAGCCTGTTTTTGAGGAAGAAAGTAGGGCTAATCTTTTGTCATTCCCAGCCTTAAAAACATGGCCTAAGGATGGGGGAAAATATTTTACATTTTCAATAGTTATAACAAAAGACCCAGAAAGTGAAGTAACTAATTTGAGTGTTTACAGAGTTCAAATAGTTAACGAAAAGGAAGCAATAGTTCACTGGCAAGTTCTAAAGAGGGGAAATATTGCAGCTCAGAAGTATAAGAGGCTGGGAATTAGGAAAGTTCCTATTGCTATAGTTAACGGTGTAGACCCAGCTATTGCGTTTATAGCATCTTCACCCGTACCTCCAGGTTTGGACAAGTATTTATTCGCCGGGATTGTTAGAGGTGAGGGAGTTGAGGTTCATGAACTAGATAATGGTATTTTAGTTCCTTCTAATGCAGAATCCGTTATTGAGGGTTATGTTGATCTAGACGATATGAGATTAGAGGGACCTTTCGGAGATCATTTGGGTTACTACACCCCTCCGGATTATTTTCCCACATTTAAATTAGAAAAGGTTTACTTAAGAGAGAATCCCATATTTCACGCTACTTCTGTGGGTAAACCACCTTTAGAAGATGCGTGGATCGGAAAGGCTGTTGAAAGATTGTTTTTACCCTTCTTGAGATTAATAGTGCCTGAACTGGTTGATATGAACTTACCAGAATACGGTTTATACACAGGCATAGGCATATTTTCTATAAAGAAAATGTATCCAGGTCAAGGTAAAAGGGCTATGATGGCTCTATGGGGAACCGGGCAACTGAGTTTACTTAAAATGATTATTATTGTAGATGAAGACGTAAACGTTCATGATATTAATCAAGTGATGTACGCTATAGCTTCTACTGTAGACCCTAAGAGAGATGTACTATTAATTGATAATGTAATTACGGATTCTCTAGACCACACAGTACCTAACCCACCTCTAGGAAGTAAAATTGGTATTGATGCAACGAGGAAGTTTAAAGAAGAGGTAGGGAGAGGGTGGCCTGAAGAAGTGAAGGATGACGAAGAAGTAGTTAAAAGAATGAGTACTTTACTGAGCAAAATAGTTAAAGCTCATGATCTTCTCTCAAAGTGA
- the argF gene encoding ornithine carbamoyltransferase produces the protein MLRGKSLLCLLDFSKQEIEKMMEVSFMMKNYVYTSNIPKVLEGKSVALIFEKPSTRTRVSTELAVRLLGGVSIVLSKGELQLSRGEPVEDTARVLGRYVNGIGARVLDHKNLLILAEYSKKPVINLLSDLSHPLQALTDYMTIKEKFGKYETVAFVGDGGDNVLISLMSFVAKMGLELRVATPKEYRPRQDIWKRIEEEAEQSGAIIEFYEDPYEAVRGSKVVYTDVWVSMGQEKIAEEKKKRLSSYKVTKDLMRYASKEAIFLHCLPAVRGEEVDAEVIDGPQSVVWDQAENRLYTAMSVLSLLI, from the coding sequence ATGTTGAGAGGAAAAAGCCTCCTTTGTCTCTTGGATTTTTCAAAACAAGAAATAGAAAAAATGATGGAAGTATCGTTCATGATGAAGAACTACGTTTATACTAGTAATATTCCTAAAGTCCTTGAGGGAAAAAGTGTTGCCTTGATCTTCGAAAAGCCCAGCACTAGGACTAGAGTTAGCACGGAACTCGCTGTGAGGCTTTTGGGAGGTGTAAGTATAGTCTTAAGTAAGGGAGAACTTCAACTCAGCCGTGGTGAACCGGTAGAGGATACTGCAAGAGTTCTCGGAAGGTACGTGAACGGTATAGGTGCGAGAGTCCTCGACCATAAAAACCTCCTGATCTTGGCCGAGTATTCTAAGAAACCTGTAATTAATTTACTAAGCGACTTATCTCACCCCCTCCAGGCGTTGACTGATTACATGACTATAAAAGAGAAGTTCGGTAAGTACGAGACTGTGGCTTTTGTGGGAGACGGAGGGGATAATGTTTTGATCAGCCTTATGTCATTTGTAGCTAAAATGGGTCTTGAGTTAAGAGTTGCAACTCCGAAAGAATATAGGCCTAGGCAGGACATATGGAAGAGGATTGAAGAAGAAGCTGAGCAAAGCGGTGCAATAATAGAATTTTATGAAGATCCTTATGAGGCGGTTAGGGGGAGCAAGGTTGTGTATACCGATGTATGGGTCAGTATGGGTCAAGAGAAAATAGCTGAGGAAAAGAAGAAAAGACTGAGTAGCTACAAGGTGACGAAAGACTTGATGAGGTATGCGAGTAAGGAGGCAATATTCCTTCATTGCTTGCCCGCGGTTAGGGGAGAGGAAGTAGATGCTGAAGTGATAGACGGACCACAGTCAGTAGTATGGGATCAAGCAGAGAATAGACTTTATACTGCCATGTCTGTACTGTCACTTCTTATCTAA
- the thrC gene encoding threonine synthase, translating into MNGYLKCLDCGEEYPIKQDLITCPKCGGLLEIVVEPPKSFSFSSLKGKGVWRYKELIAGEYKKIVTLNEGNTPLIKSTNYENAYFKFEGANPTGSFKDRGMTVAISSALSLGYKVVVAASTGNTAASAAAYASRAGLKSYIVLPRGKVALGKLAQSILYGATILEIDGSFDIAMSSVMRLYRELKIVYPLNSFNPWRLEGQKTIAFEIYEDIGVPDNVIVPVGNAGNIYAIWKGFNELKNAGIIDKTPRMIGVQAEGASPIAKALEKGLDKPEFVDTPETVATAIRIGKPVNWKKAIKAIKSSNGFAISVSDNEILDAQRQLARREGVGAEPASAAAYAGFLKLINEKRLDAKDKTVMILTGHALKDPDAMTKSEAKRILVNPEHIDKVVLGEL; encoded by the coding sequence ATTAATGGCTATTTAAAATGTTTAGACTGCGGGGAAGAGTACCCTATAAAGCAAGACCTTATAACTTGCCCTAAATGTGGAGGACTACTAGAAATAGTAGTAGAGCCTCCTAAGTCCTTTTCGTTCTCCTCACTTAAAGGTAAAGGAGTGTGGAGATATAAGGAATTAATAGCAGGGGAATATAAGAAAATAGTTACACTGAATGAAGGAAATACGCCCCTGATAAAGTCAACGAATTATGAAAATGCTTACTTCAAGTTTGAAGGAGCTAATCCTACTGGGAGTTTTAAGGACAGGGGAATGACGGTAGCAATAAGCTCTGCACTCTCATTAGGATACAAAGTTGTCGTAGCAGCTTCAACAGGGAATACCGCAGCCTCAGCTGCAGCCTATGCAAGTAGAGCAGGTCTCAAAAGTTATATTGTCCTTCCTAGGGGTAAAGTAGCTCTAGGAAAATTAGCCCAATCTATTCTGTACGGAGCAACAATACTTGAGATAGACGGAAGTTTTGATATAGCAATGTCTAGTGTTATGAGGCTATACAGAGAATTAAAGATAGTTTATCCTCTAAATTCCTTTAACCCGTGGAGATTGGAAGGACAAAAGACTATAGCATTTGAAATTTACGAGGATATTGGAGTTCCTGATAACGTAATTGTCCCAGTAGGAAATGCAGGGAACATTTACGCAATATGGAAGGGATTCAACGAATTAAAGAACGCAGGGATAATTGACAAGACACCGAGAATGATAGGAGTCCAGGCTGAAGGTGCTTCACCAATAGCAAAAGCCCTTGAAAAAGGGCTGGACAAACCAGAGTTCGTAGACACACCAGAGACTGTTGCTACTGCAATAAGAATAGGAAAACCGGTTAATTGGAAGAAAGCTATAAAAGCGATAAAAAGCTCTAATGGCTTCGCTATTTCAGTATCCGATAATGAGATCCTTGACGCGCAAAGACAATTAGCTAGAAGAGAGGGAGTAGGAGCAGAACCAGCATCTGCAGCAGCTTACGCAGGCTTTCTGAAACTTATTAACGAAAAAAGACTTGATGCAAAGGATAAAACAGTTATGATCTTGACGGGACATGCGCTTAAAGACCCTGACGCTATGACTAAATCTGAAGCTAAGCGTATTCTAGTCAACCCCGAACATATAGACAAAGTTGTTTTAGGTGAATTATAA
- a CDS encoding DUF4443 domain-containing protein has protein sequence MPFINVEFVTLLEQIVTPKKGNKPNFDEAHVLLALEIIRKEQPIGRHLLMRKLGLSEASTRTLIKRLRELELVNIDKVAGIILSEKGKNVLKYFAEKATVLEKMELRTINWNAGCVIMRNLSHLVDKIGILQLRDLIIKSGASKTLIGTITEECNIELPPKTFEESDEVKKLKEEIKEKLKGSIQPHDLVIFFEPSSNYLAYKIILTLYYLNEKNDMPTG, from the coding sequence ATGCCATTTATAAATGTGGAATTCGTAACATTACTAGAGCAAATTGTAACCCCTAAAAAGGGGAATAAACCTAATTTTGATGAAGCTCACGTACTCCTCGCCCTAGAAATTATAAGGAAGGAACAGCCAATAGGAAGACACTTATTAATGAGAAAGTTGGGTCTCAGCGAAGCCAGTACCAGGACGTTAATTAAAAGGTTAAGGGAGTTAGAGCTAGTGAACATAGATAAGGTAGCAGGAATAATCTTGTCCGAAAAAGGTAAAAACGTCCTGAAATACTTTGCAGAAAAAGCTACAGTACTCGAAAAAATGGAATTAAGGACAATAAATTGGAATGCAGGATGTGTAATTATGAGGAACTTGTCTCACTTAGTCGATAAGATCGGGATACTACAGCTCAGGGACCTAATAATTAAGTCGGGGGCTTCTAAAACACTGATCGGAACAATAACCGAAGAATGTAACATTGAACTACCTCCTAAAACCTTTGAAGAAAGTGATGAGGTGAAGAAATTAAAAGAGGAGATAAAAGAAAAATTGAAGGGATCTATACAACCTCACGACTTAGTAATATTCTTTGAGCCTAGTAGTAATTACTTAGCTTATAAAATAATTCTAACCCTATATTACCTGAATGAAAAAAACGATATGCCTACTGGTTAA